The Cyclopterus lumpus isolate fCycLum1 chromosome 12, fCycLum1.pri, whole genome shotgun sequence genome window below encodes:
- the gtf3c4 gene encoding general transcription factor 3C polypeptide 4, whose protein sequence is MAAASVSVSAQTPLRNVVIKTETEAGDDVHICPEEVPVKRDPVVPLTTPVSGLQPLAWSQDHRLAVCTTSSVSLMELVCDVHSSTQELTLHRTSIPVPTEATTLRVGPAAELAKAVETFSTHLDPSIRQVFMADKVMNPSIGTRKGIKYASWSPLGCDFHGRCLLACLTLDHRLTIHNSHKRLEWNTLVDLTQKYGDRLKERGYSRKDNKPPQANLLDFDELQRRFRMQTPLRMEWSSVYTTKQVQPNNTCKDMEMVLLAVLMENGDLVLWKFVLPSLSDAGVTFYDIVESGVTRPSDLAWWEYESTDRRMSGLIVGSEVGPVKIVPVSLSGVKGYFTLRHPVILWKECDEIAVENLKCVPMIHPIKKSSCSLIVASRGCYVFWCLLMISPAGLNVHNSHVAGLHSLPVVSLAISQHSVAVYTCSVDGWIKKLTPTFTENTLIFKQDDMLQPENLSERRIHGIAVSHNGAYIALASTQGMVDGYHPIDRTYQVDFVTLKTSEAAATLLLKSPTQNLYKTADLLDLVRWQILKNKCIPASLLDELDRKIQAVDSPYLWRFKLFLVRILYQSLQTPLTDHCWKPTQEKKVFVRVEEEGAKDKDDDATLPQGEGEPGQVKQEKEILDEQMEEVQAWINAVESHMMRENMKKVLGVVYLNTWIAQNTSIPTCGLVEYLSRDSNDRASEVLIGHIKNKMNKQTFSERCSLCQAVLPFSDHKQAVCKNGHMWLRCVLSYQACQTLTFRRCLLLDTIARLPEPEDPEWIKKILQAPCTLCDSPMI, encoded by the exons ATGGCGGCTGCCAGTGTGTCAGTTTCGGCACAAACACCGCTCAGAAATGTAGTCATTAAGACCGAGACAGAAGCCGGCGACGATGTGCACATTTGCCCGGAGGAGGTGCCGGTTAAGCGGGACCCCGTCGTCCCGCTCACGACCCCGGTCAGCGGGCTGCAGCCGCTCGCCTGGTCGCAGGACCACCGCCTGGCTGTGTGCACCACCAGCTCCGTGTCGCTGATGGAGCTCGTGTGCGACGTCCACAGCAGCACACAGGAGCTGACGCTGCACAGGACCTCCATCCCCGTCCCGACCGAGGCGACCACACTGCGG GTGGGACCCGCAGCGGAGCTCGCTAAAGCGGTGGAGACGTTCTCGACACACTTGGACCCCTCAATAAGACAAGTTTTTATGGCCGACAAAGTGATGAACCCGTCGATAGGAACACGCAAGGGAATAAAATATGCCAGTTGGTCTCCGTTAGGCTGTGACTTCCACGGGCGCTGTCTGCTCGCTTGCCTAACACTTGACCACAGACTCACCATTCACAACAGCCACAAGCGCCTGGAGTGGAACACGCTTGTTGATCTCACCCAAAAGTACGGCGACAGGCTCAAGGAGCGAGGCTACTCCAGAAAGGACAACAAGCCCCCGCAGGCGAACCTGCTGGACTTTGACGAGCTGCAGCGGCGCTTCCGCATGCAGACCCCCCTGAGGATGGAGTGGTCGAGCGTTTACACGACCAAGCAGGTCCAGCCCAACAACACGTGCAAAGACATGGAGATGGTCCTCCTCGCCGTCCTCATGGAAAACGGTGACCTTGTTCTGTGGAAGtttgtgttgccctctttgagCGACGCAGGTGTCACGTTTTATGACATCGTCGAGTCGGGCGTGACGAGGCCCAGTGACCTGGCGTGGTGGGAGTACGAAAGCACCGACCGGCGGATGAGCGGCTTGATCGTCGGCAGCGAGGTGGGGCCCGTCAAGATCGTGCCGGTCAGCCTGTCGGGAGTGAAGGGCTACTTCACCCTCCGACACCCGGTCATCCTCTGGAAGGAGTGCGACGAGATCGCCGTGGAGAACCTCAAATGTGTCCCGATGATCCACCCGATCAAGAAGTCCAGCTGCAGCCTCATCGTGGCCTCGCGCGGCTGCTATGTCTTTTGGTGCCTGCTCATGATCTCGCCGGCCGGACTAAATGTGCACAACTCTCACGTGGCGGGGCTGCACTCGCTCCCCGTGGTCTCGCTGGCGATCAGCCAACACAGCGTCGCAGTGTACACGTGTTCTGTGGACGGGTGGATAAAAAAGCTGACGCCGACGTTCACGGAGAACACGTTAATTTTCAAACAAGATGACATGTTGCAACCCGAGAACCTCTCCGAGAGGAGGATTCACGGGATTGCGGTGAGCCACAACGGAGCGTACATTGCGCTCGCCAGCACGCAAGGTATGGTCGACGGCTATCATCCAATCGACAGGACTTACCAGGTTGACTTTGTGACCCTGAAAACATCGGAAGCGGCTGCAACGCTGCTGCTCAAGTCCCCCACGCAGAACTTGTACAAAACGGCCGACCTGCTGGATCTCGTGAGGTGGCAGATTTTGAAAAACAAGTGCATCCCTGCGTCGCTATTGGACGAGCTCGACCGAAAGATCCAGGCAGTCGACTCGCCCTACTTGTGGCGTTTCAAGCTCTTCTTGGTGCGGATACTTTACCAGTCACTACAGACGCCTCTCACGGACCACTGCTGGAAACCGACGCAAGAGAAAAAGGTGTTTGTAAGGGTcgaggaggagggagcaaaGGACAAAGATGACGACGCGACGCTGCCGCAGGGGGAAGGCGAGCCCGGCCAAGtgaagcaggagaaggagattCTGGATGAGCagatggaggaggtgcaggctTGGATCAATGCTGTGGAGAGCCACATGAtgagagaaaacatgaagaaggTGCTGGGGGTGGTGTACCTCAACACCTGGATTGCTCAGAACACCAGCATTCCTACCTGTGGCCTGGTGGAGTACCTCTCCAGAGACAGTAACGACAGAGCGTCAGAG GTCCTGATTGGCCACATCAAGAACAAGATGAACAAGCAGACGTTCTCAGAGCGCTGCAGCCTGTGTCAGGCCGTGCTGCCCTTCTCGGACCACAAACAAGCAGTCTGTAAAAACGGTCACATGTGGCTCAG gtgtgtgttgtcatACCAGGCCTGCCAGACGCTGACGTTCAGGCGTTGCCTCCTGCTGGATACCATCGCCAGACTGCCAGAGCCTGAGG ATCCAGAGTGGATAAAGAAGATACTGCAGGCGCCCTGCACGCTCTGCGACTCGCCGATGATCTAG